The Halosolutus gelatinilyticus nucleotide sequence TCGTCTACGGCGGCCTGACCTATCAGGGTCCGATCATCCACCTCTTTCAACTCGAACGAGCCGCGAGGGAGCTCTACCCCGACGAATTCGATGGGGAACGGCTGTTCGATCGCCGTCGGGTCGCGGATATCGTCACCGGAACCGACTGAACTCGAACGCCGCCGGTCGCGATCGGAACGCGATTTACTCTCTGACGGCGCCGGCGTTTGACCGGCCGACTATCAGAGGAGTTATTACGTTTTAGGGTTGCCTAAAATACATGGCAGAACAGGGCCCGATTCGCGGGGTACCGACGCGCAGAGACGCAATCAAGTTCGGCGGTGCGATCGTCGGGGGCGGCGTGCTGGCCGGCTGTCTCGGCGGGGAGCCGTCCGAATCGGAATCGGACGGCTCGTCTTCGGGGACCGACTCGTATTCGGTAACGATGTCGCCGGTGGGGGAGGTGACGTTCGACGCCGTTCCGGAGACCGTGTTCACGGTGTTCACCCAGTATGCGGATATGGCGGTGGCGCTCGGATACGGCGACGCCGTCAACGCGGTGTACGTTCCCGAGATGTCAGGGACGACGATGAACCACTACTACCACCACCTCGACGGCGTTTCCTTCGAGTGGGAGGACCTCCACGATCCGCTGACCGACGGGCTTTCGAAGGAACTGCTCTACGAACTGAACAGCGACGTCCACCTCGTGGATCCGGCTTGGGTGTCGACGCAGGACGGCTGGAACGACGGTGACATCACAGAGGTTGGGAATCAGCTCGCACCGTGGTTCGGAAACTTTTACAGCGGGACGCGGGCGGCCGCACCCGACGGATACGCCGACTACGAGTACTACGGTCTGTGGGATCTGTTCGGGAAGGTGGCGGAGGTGTTCCGCGAGCGGTCTCGCTACGAAGCGCTCGCGGCCGTCCACGAGGACCTCCTCGATCGGATCGAACGCGAGTTGCCGCCGGAGAGCGAGCGACCGACGGCCGTCCGCGTCACCTTCGACGCCGAGGCCGGGGTGTTCTACACCTACCACCTCAACAAACCGGGATACTGGCTGGCGGACACGCGTCCGCTGGGGGCGATCGACGCCTTCGCCGACGCGGACTGGGACGGTCTTTGGGGACAGGTGGACTACGAGGTGATGGCCGAGGCCGATCCAGACGTCATCCTCCACCTCTGGGGAATGACGCCCTCTTACAGCATGGCGGACGTGCGCGCGGCCCTGGAGGACGACCCGGTCGGGCGTGACCTGACGGCGGTCAAAACCGATCGAGTGTACGCACAAGGGATGCGCTACCAGGGGCCGATCATGAACCTGTTCCAGATCGAGATGACCGCGAAACAGCTCTACCCGGACGTGTTCGGGGAGTGGCCGGCGTACGAAGACGGCGATCCGTATCCGGAGATTCCGGACGACGAGCGCCTGTTCGATCGCGATCGGGTCGCGGCCGTCGTCAACGGAGAGGTCTGAGTATGGCCGCCACGAACCCTGACGACCCCGGCGAGTCGAACGCGCACGATCGCGACGTGGTCATCGTGGGTGGCGGTCCGGCGGGTTGTTCGGCCGGCCTCTTCTGCGCCCGCGAGGGCCTCGAGACGGTTATCTTCGACCGCGGCCGATCCTCGATCAAGCGCTGTGCCTACCTGGAGAACTACCTCGGCTTTCCCGGCGGGGTCGACGTCGAGACGCTGTACGGGCTGATGCACGCCCACGCCGACGCCGCGGGCTGTGAGATCGTCCCCGATCTCGTCGAGTCGATCGAACGTGCCGGCGACGCGGAATTTATCGTCGAACCCCAGGAGGGCAAACCGATCACCGCGACGCGAGTGATCGCCGCAACCCGCTACGACGGCGAGTACATGCGCGGACTCGACGACGACGAGGCGATGTTCGTGACATATGACCACCACGGCGAGAACGAAGAGTACTTCGACACGAGCTACGCGGCACGCGACGGGACGACGCCCGTCGACGGGCTCTACGTCGCCTCGCCGTCGGAGGAGGACGACCAGGCGATCACGGCGGCCGGTCGCGGTGCGCGCGTCGCGAAGTGCGTCGTCGCCGACGCCCGCGTCGACGGCGACTGGTGGCCGGGCGTCGCGGAGCGTGTCGACTGGGTGCGACGGGAGGCGGAACGCACCGACGAGTGGGCCGATCGCGAGACGTGGATCGAGTGGTTCGACGACTCGTTCGCGGAGGACGCGCCGATCGATCCCGAATCGGAACGGTTCCGACGGGTTCGCGAGGCGTACGTCGACGAGGCGCTGGCGGGGTACCTGACAGCGGCGGCGATCGACGAGCGGACCGACGCGGGCCACGAGGCGCTCGCCAGCCACCTCGATCCGGAGGCGATCGTCGAGGCCCTGGACGAGGAGACGCTGCTTGACGTCATCGACGACGCCAGCATCCGAGCATACGCCGCCGACGGCGAGTGACTCGACGACCGGGCGCGAATTCCCGATCGGGTCGGCGATAGTTAGGCCGGCCTAAAATAGAAAGCGTTATCAATTTTTAGGCTAGCCTAAAATTATGGCAGGCGACGAAACGGCGTACGGGTCGACTATCGACGGAGAGGAGCGAAAGTGTGTCGGGGTCGACGGGTCGATCGTCGGCGGTGATCGCTGAATGCTCGCCCGCGAGTGGGTTATCGCGAGTAACTACCGCGACCCGACGGATTACGACATCCCCGAGTTGCCGATCTGGCGGGTGTACCGGGGCGAGTGCGGCCGCGTGGCGTTCGCCGACGGCGACGGCGAGCCGTTCATCGCCGCGGACCGGCCGGTCCCGGTCCGGCGATAGCGGCCGGCGCCCGTGAATCGCACACCGCCCGTCGACCGCCGCTGCCACGACGGAACGCCGATCGAACGAGCCGCGTCACAGCTATGATTGGAAACACACTGGGCGACATCCGCGTGTACATCGAGTCCCTCGCGACGGAATCGGGACGGTACTTCCTTGTCTGCGGACGGACGGGGGATCGTCCGGTTCCCGCAGCCGGACTGTCCTTCGAGAACCGAGCGGTGGCCCGCGCCGCGGCGCGAGCGACCGAACAGTACCGCGCAGCCTTGCGTCGGTACGATCCGCAGGTCCCCACGTACGACGTGATCATCTGCGAGGAGCTTCCGGACGATCCGCCCGGCCGCGATCGACGATGGGCGGCCGACGTCGACGGCGACGACCCGCGGCGAAGACCCGAATCGGCGCCGATCCCGAGAGAGCGACGCGGTGCGATCGACTTCTGTCACACCGTCGCCGGCGTCGTTTTCGAGGCGATCGCCGCGTCGTCGCACGCCGGACTCCAGACCGCGGTCATGGAGACGTACCTCGACGTCGCCGAGACGATCGACCACCCCGACGAGCTCTGTCTGCGACTCCTCGAAAGCATCGCGACGGAACTCGACGCCCGACTCGACCCCGCCGAACAGGCCTCCCTGCTCGCCAGGGCGGCGACGACCCTGCCGATCGAGTCCGATCGTCGGGGGAGCCGCGACGAGTTCGAATCGCTCGTCGACGTACTCGCGGAGCTGCAGTCCGTCGGGTTGCTCGATTCGGCCCGCGTCTCGCTTGCTCCGGACGACTTCGGTTCGTCGGGCTGGTCCTGCTCGGTTCGGCTCGAAGGCTATTCGCTCGCCGCCGCGCCCGAGCGGATCGTGACGCTCCCGATCGTCGTCGAACTGTTCGCGAGACTGTCGACGCGGTCGATAACGATCACTGACGCCGAGCGGATCGATCGACCCTCGCCGGTCGCGTGGCGCGTGCGGATCACCACCGCCGAAACGGCCCATCCGCGCGGGCTCGTCTGCATCCGGGACCGTTCGTAATTCGTTTCCTTGCCGTCTTCGCCGACCGCTGCGACGAGCGCCGGAGAATCGTCCGCCGTCTTCCCGCCCGGCGCGTCCGGACCCGCGCCGCGTCCGAGGATCGCGTCACTCGACTCGGGGTGCCCGTTCGTCGGTTCGGCCGGGGAGTTCGAGTTCGATCTCGAGTTCCGGTTCGCCGACGCCGTCGAAGTCGATCTCCAACCCGACGGGCTCGCCGACCGCGAACGGCAACTCCCACTCGTCGTCGGCGATCGTCAGTTCGTCGCCGTCGCGGAGCTGCTCGCCCAGGGCGATCAGGAACTCGCCGGCCTCGC carries:
- a CDS encoding ABC transporter substrate-binding protein yields the protein MAEQGPIRGVPTRRDAIKFGGAIVGGGVLAGCLGGEPSESESDGSSSGTDSYSVTMSPVGEVTFDAVPETVFTVFTQYADMAVALGYGDAVNAVYVPEMSGTTMNHYYHHLDGVSFEWEDLHDPLTDGLSKELLYELNSDVHLVDPAWVSTQDGWNDGDITEVGNQLAPWFGNFYSGTRAAAPDGYADYEYYGLWDLFGKVAEVFRERSRYEALAAVHEDLLDRIERELPPESERPTAVRVTFDAEAGVFYTYHLNKPGYWLADTRPLGAIDAFADADWDGLWGQVDYEVMAEADPDVILHLWGMTPSYSMADVRAALEDDPVGRDLTAVKTDRVYAQGMRYQGPIMNLFQIEMTAKQLYPDVFGEWPAYEDGDPYPEIPDDERLFDRDRVAAVVNGEV
- a CDS encoding amphi-Trp domain-containing protein; translated protein: MSTDESTGDDERTIIRTGRKFEQEYRLDASEAGEFLIALGEQLRDGDELTIADDEWELPFAVGEPVGLEIDFDGVGEPELEIELELPGRTDERAPRVE
- a CDS encoding DUF7551 domain-containing protein, which codes for MIGNTLGDIRVYIESLATESGRYFLVCGRTGDRPVPAAGLSFENRAVARAAARATEQYRAALRRYDPQVPTYDVIICEELPDDPPGRDRRWAADVDGDDPRRRPESAPIPRERRGAIDFCHTVAGVVFEAIAASSHAGLQTAVMETYLDVAETIDHPDELCLRLLESIATELDARLDPAEQASLLARAATTLPIESDRRGSRDEFESLVDVLAELQSVGLLDSARVSLAPDDFGSSGWSCSVRLEGYSLAAAPERIVTLPIVVELFARLSTRSITITDAERIDRPSPVAWRVRITTAETAHPRGLVCIRDRS
- a CDS encoding NAD(P)/FAD-dependent oxidoreductase, with the protein product MAATNPDDPGESNAHDRDVVIVGGGPAGCSAGLFCAREGLETVIFDRGRSSIKRCAYLENYLGFPGGVDVETLYGLMHAHADAAGCEIVPDLVESIERAGDAEFIVEPQEGKPITATRVIAATRYDGEYMRGLDDDEAMFVTYDHHGENEEYFDTSYAARDGTTPVDGLYVASPSEEDDQAITAAGRGARVAKCVVADARVDGDWWPGVAERVDWVRREAERTDEWADRETWIEWFDDSFAEDAPIDPESERFRRVREAYVDEALAGYLTAAAIDERTDAGHEALASHLDPEAIVEALDEETLLDVIDDASIRAYAADGE